The following are encoded in a window of Lynx canadensis isolate LIC74 chromosome B1, mLynCan4.pri.v2, whole genome shotgun sequence genomic DNA:
- the PDLIM3 gene encoding PDZ and LIM domain protein 3 isoform X3 has protein sequence MPQNVVLPGPAPWGFRLSGGIDFNQPLVITRITPGSKAAAAHLCPGDVILAIDGFGTESMTHADAQDRIKAAGHQLCLKIDRAETRLWSPQVSEDGKAHPFKINLESEPQDVNYFEHKHNIRPKPFIIPGRSSEPVASVPPESDVYRMLHDNRNEPTQPRQSGSFRVLQELVDDGPDDRPAGTRSVRAPVTKVHGGPGSTQKMPLCDKCGSGIVGAVVKARDKYRHPECFVCADCNLNLKQKGYFFVEGELYCETHARARMRPPEGYDTVTLYPKA, from the exons ATGCCCCAGAACGTGGTTCTTCCGGGCCCCGCGCCCTGGGGCTTCAGACTCTCGGGGGGCATAGACTTCAACCAGCCTTTGGTCATCACCAGG attacTCCAGGAAGCAAGGCGGCAGCTGCCCACCTGTGTCCGGGAGATGTCATCCTGGCTATTGATGGCTTTGGTACAGAGTCCATGACTCACGCGGATGCACAGGACAGGATTAAAGCAGCAGGCCACCAGCTGTGCCTCAAAATTGACAG GGCAGAAACTCGCTTATGGTCTCCACAGGTATCTGAAGATGGGAAGGCTCATCCTTTCAAAATCAACTTGGAATCAGAACCACAG GATGTGAACTACTTTGAACACAAGCACAATATTCGGCCCAAACCTTTCATAATCCCAGGCCGAAGCAG TGAACCCGTAGCCTCTGTGCCCCCCGAGTCAGATGTGTACCGGATGCTCCATGACAATCGGAATGAACCTACTCAGCCTCGCCAGTCGGGCTCCTTCAGAGTGCTCCAGGAATTAGTGGATGACGGCCCTG atgacCGTCCGGCTGGAACTCGGAGTGTGAGAGCTCCAGTTACAAAAGTCCATGGTGGCCCTGGCAGCACACAGAAGATGCCACTCTGTGACAAATGTGGGAGTGGCATTGT CGGTGCTGTTGTGAAGGCGCGGGATAAGTACCGGCATCCGGAGTGCTTCGTGTGTGCCGACTGCAACCTCAACCTCAAACAGAAGGGCTACTTCTTCGTGGAGGGCGAGCTGTACTGCGAAACGCATGCAAGAGCTCGCATGCGGCCCCCAGAGGGCTACGACACAGTTACTCTTTATCCCAAAGCTTAA
- the PDLIM3 gene encoding PDZ and LIM domain protein 3 isoform X1: MPQNVVLPGPAPWGFRLSGGIDFNQPLVITRITPGSKAAAAHLCPGDVILAIDGFGTESMTHADAQDRIKAAGHQLCLKIDRAETRLWSPQVSEDGKAHPFKINLESEPQDVNYFEHKHNIRPKPFIIPGRSSGCSTPSGIDGGSGRSTPSSVSTLSTICPGDLKVAAKMAPNIPLEMELPGVKIVHAQFNTPMQLYSDDNIMETLQGQVSTALGETPIMSEPVASVPPESDVYRMLHDNRNEPTQPRQSGSFRVLQELVDDGPDDRPAGTRSVRAPVTKVHGGPGSTQKMPLCDKCGSGIVGAVVKARDKYRHPECFVCADCNLNLKQKGYFFVEGELYCETHARARMRPPEGYDTVTLYPKA; the protein is encoded by the exons ATGCCCCAGAACGTGGTTCTTCCGGGCCCCGCGCCCTGGGGCTTCAGACTCTCGGGGGGCATAGACTTCAACCAGCCTTTGGTCATCACCAGG attacTCCAGGAAGCAAGGCGGCAGCTGCCCACCTGTGTCCGGGAGATGTCATCCTGGCTATTGATGGCTTTGGTACAGAGTCCATGACTCACGCGGATGCACAGGACAGGATTAAAGCAGCAGGCCACCAGCTGTGCCTCAAAATTGACAG GGCAGAAACTCGCTTATGGTCTCCACAGGTATCTGAAGATGGGAAGGCTCATCCTTTCAAAATCAACTTGGAATCAGAACCACAG GATGTGAACTACTTTGAACACAAGCACAATATTCGGCCCAAACCTTTCATAATCCCAGGCCGAAGCAG TGGATGCAGTACTCCGTCCGGTATTGACGGTGGCAGTGGACGTAGCACCCCTTCTTCTGTCAGTACTCTTAGTACTATTTGCCCAGGTGACTTGAAAGTTGCTGCTAAGATGGCCCCTAACATTCCTTTGGAAATGGAACTTCCCGGTGTGAAGATTGTACATGCTCAGTTTAATACACCTATGCAGTTGTACTCAGATGACAATATTATGGAAACACTTCAGGGTCAGGTTTCAACAGCTCTAGGGGAAACACCCATAATGAG TGAACCCGTAGCCTCTGTGCCCCCCGAGTCAGATGTGTACCGGATGCTCCATGACAATCGGAATGAACCTACTCAGCCTCGCCAGTCGGGCTCCTTCAGAGTGCTCCAGGAATTAGTGGATGACGGCCCTG atgacCGTCCGGCTGGAACTCGGAGTGTGAGAGCTCCAGTTACAAAAGTCCATGGTGGCCCTGGCAGCACACAGAAGATGCCACTCTGTGACAAATGTGGGAGTGGCATTGT CGGTGCTGTTGTGAAGGCGCGGGATAAGTACCGGCATCCGGAGTGCTTCGTGTGTGCCGACTGCAACCTCAACCTCAAACAGAAGGGCTACTTCTTCGTGGAGGGCGAGCTGTACTGCGAAACGCATGCAAGAGCTCGCATGCGGCCCCCAGAGGGCTACGACACAGTTACTCTTTATCCCAAAGCTTAA
- the PDLIM3 gene encoding PDZ and LIM domain protein 3 isoform X2, with amino-acid sequence MPQNVVLPGPAPWGFRLSGGIDFNQPLVITRITPGSKAAAAHLCPGDVILAIDGFGTESMTHADAQDRIKAAGHQLCLKIDRAETRLWSPQVSEDGKAHPFKINLESEPQEFKPIGTAHNRRAQPFVAAANIDDKRQVVSASYNSPIGLYSTSNIQDALHGQLRGLIPSSPQNEPVASVPPESDVYRMLHDNRNEPTQPRQSGSFRVLQELVDDGPDDRPAGTRSVRAPVTKVHGGPGSTQKMPLCDKCGSGIVGAVVKARDKYRHPECFVCADCNLNLKQKGYFFVEGELYCETHARARMRPPEGYDTVTLYPKA; translated from the exons ATGCCCCAGAACGTGGTTCTTCCGGGCCCCGCGCCCTGGGGCTTCAGACTCTCGGGGGGCATAGACTTCAACCAGCCTTTGGTCATCACCAGG attacTCCAGGAAGCAAGGCGGCAGCTGCCCACCTGTGTCCGGGAGATGTCATCCTGGCTATTGATGGCTTTGGTACAGAGTCCATGACTCACGCGGATGCACAGGACAGGATTAAAGCAGCAGGCCACCAGCTGTGCCTCAAAATTGACAG GGCAGAAACTCGCTTATGGTCTCCACAGGTATCTGAAGATGGGAAGGCTCATCCTTTCAAAATCAACTTGGAATCAGAACCACAG GAGTTCAAACCCATTGGTACCGCGCACAACAGAAGGGCCCAACCTTTCGTTGCAGCAGCAAACATTGATGACAAAAGACAGGTAGTGAGCGCTTCCTATAACTCACCCATTGGGCTCTATTCAACTAGCAATATACAAGACGCGCTTCACGGACAGCTGCGGGGTCTCATTCCTAGTTCACCTCAAAA TGAACCCGTAGCCTCTGTGCCCCCCGAGTCAGATGTGTACCGGATGCTCCATGACAATCGGAATGAACCTACTCAGCCTCGCCAGTCGGGCTCCTTCAGAGTGCTCCAGGAATTAGTGGATGACGGCCCTG atgacCGTCCGGCTGGAACTCGGAGTGTGAGAGCTCCAGTTACAAAAGTCCATGGTGGCCCTGGCAGCACACAGAAGATGCCACTCTGTGACAAATGTGGGAGTGGCATTGT CGGTGCTGTTGTGAAGGCGCGGGATAAGTACCGGCATCCGGAGTGCTTCGTGTGTGCCGACTGCAACCTCAACCTCAAACAGAAGGGCTACTTCTTCGTGGAGGGCGAGCTGTACTGCGAAACGCATGCAAGAGCTCGCATGCGGCCCCCAGAGGGCTACGACACAGTTACTCTTTATCCCAAAGCTTAA
- the LOC115511793 gene encoding uncharacterized protein LOC115511793 isoform X2, with translation MLQREITLPSGRCYLFHIQETASSCKTSTAVKLTSLSARSLRTTGTHPVFLGCLVFRVFKQVVSTQVMGSYLMIFADCFFERGKHDMNETNTLHRILIVTKVAYRAASPSDCFLCWWCSLYCMEHRENRPKSRDGIAVGGRTDLSCQNSLLEPGDELEVGRRSGIPAKDYLQETALPGNLVFSSCSLVFYLRQSYTWSDSSGLNSVQNSQWHTGY, from the exons ATGCTACAAAGGGAGATAACACTGCCTTCTGGCAGGTGTTATCTGTTTCACATTCAGGAAACAGCCTCCAGCTGTAAAACCAGCACGGCTGTGAAACTGACGTCATTGTCAGCCAGATCCCTGAGGACCACAGGAACACATCCCGTGTTTCTCGGGTGCCTCGTTTTCAGAGTTTTCAAACAAGTCGTTTCTACACAAGTTATGGGATCTTACCTCATGATCTTTGCCGATTGTTTctttgaaagaggaaaacacGATATGAATGAGACTAACACCCTGCACAGGATTCTGATTGTGACCAAGGTTGCCTACAGGGCTGCAAGTCCCTCTGACTGCTTTCTGTGTTGGTGGTGCAGCCTGTATTGTATGGAGCACAGAGAAAACAGACCCAAGAGCAGAGATGGGATTGCCGTGGGTGGGCGGACTGACCTCTCCTGTCAAAACAGCTTACTTGAGCCTGG GGATGAACTGGAGGTGGGACGACGCTCAGGCATTCCTGCAAAGGACTATCTACAAGAGACAGCTCTGCCTGGGAACCTTGTTTTTTCCTCCTGCAGTCTTGTCTTCTATCTAAG GCAGTCTTATACCTGGTCAGATTCTTCTGGGCTGAATTCTGTACAAAACAGCCAATGGCATACAGGGTATTAG